A stretch of DNA from Actinomycetes bacterium:
CGGTGTTCGGCACCCCCGTGGTCCAGGGCGACCGGGCGGTGGTGGAGTACTGGGCCACCCTGCTGGAGGGGGGCGAGCCGGTCACGATCGCGGGTTGCAGCTTCCTCCGGTTCGACGCCGACGGCCTGGTGACCGAGCAGCGCGACTACTGGCACCAGCGGGACGGCCACCAGCAGCCCTGGCCCGGCTGGGGCGAGTAGGCGGGCACCTCAGCGGGCGACGTTCCTCAGCGCCTCCCGGCGGGAGAGGCCGCTGAGGGCGGCCTCGTGCGAGCGGACGTAGCGGACCACCTCGTCCGGGTCGGTCCAGGCGGCACG
This window harbors:
- a CDS encoding nuclear transport factor 2 family protein, with protein sequence MDAYEAARRWSREWEAGWRDRDAESIGKLYAKHAQHHPTPFRPAIAMVDYVVSALEGESDADPVFGTPVVQGDRAVVEYWATLLEGGEPVTIAGCSFLRFDADGLVTEQRDYWHQRDGHQQPWPGWGE